CAGGTCATCAACCGTCACGCTGGCGCCGCCCACGATCTGCCCGACCATCGCATGAGCCGTCGCCGCGCCAACCGAACCGCTCAACTCGCGCTCCAACACATTGAGGAAATCGGGGCTCGGCTCTGGCAAGAAGCCCGCCAGCCCCTGTCGCGACGCCTCGCTTTGAAACAATCGCTGCGCTTCGGTCGGCCCTAATATCCGCTGCGCCATGATCAGCAGGTCTTCACTCTGCGCCATGCCCCCTGACCAGCTTTGCCGCCGCGCAGAATGTTGAAACACATCCACGAATTGCGCGCCTTGCAGTCGCTCCAGCGGTGATGGAAACGACATGAGCGAAACCGCAACAAACGCAAGTGTATTCAACATCATAGACCACAAGATCGCATGCACCAACGGGTCCAACCCGGCAACACCGAACAACGCTTGCGGTCGCAACATCCCAAGGCCAAACGGCCCCTCTGCCATGACCGCCTCGCTCAACACAGCGCCGACACCGAAACTCGGCAACAGCATGGTCCAAGCCCAGACCACAAACCCGACCGACAGCCCCGCCAGCGCCCCTGCCCGCGTCGCCCCGCGCCAATAAAGCCCGCCCAGCATCGCCGGCAAAAACTGTGCCACCCCGGCAAAAGACACCAACCCGATCGCCGCCAGCGCCGCCCCTCCGCCCGAAAACCGGAAATAGAGGTAGCCCAAAAGCAACACGCCCGCGATCGACAACCGCCGCGAGAGCAACACCAGCGAGCGCACGTCGCCCGACACCATCGCCCCGCCATGGCGCAACCTCAGCCAGATCGGCACCACGATATGGTTCGACACCATCGTCGACAGCGCAATCGCCGCCACAATCACCATCGACGTAGCCGAAGAAAAACCGCCCAGAAACGACAGCATCGCCAACCCGTTCTGCCCTTGATCCAACGGCACCGTCAGCACGAATAAATCCGGGTTCGTCCCCTCCGGCATCAATGCAAGCCCCATCACCGCAATCGGCAAAACAAACAGGCTCATCAACATCATATATGTGGGAAATAACCAACTCGCGAGGCGCAGATGCCCCTCGTCCTCGTTCTCGACCACCAGAACCTGAAACATCCGCGGCAAGGTCAGAAACGCCGCCGCCGACAGGAAGATCAACCCCGCCCAGCGCCCGCCAGCCACCTGCCATGTGCCAATCTCGCTCTGATCAATCTGCGCCAATGTTTCGGCCACGCCGCCGCCAAGCCCCCAGACCACGAAGACCCCCACGGCCAGCAGCGCGAACAGCTTCACCACCGCCTCCAGCGCAATCGCCATGACCACGCCGTTGTGCCGCTCATTCGCATCCAGATTGCGCGTGCCAAAAAGCACGGTGAACAGCGCCAGCCCACAAGCCACCCAAAGCGCGATGGATTTGTTGTCACTCAACGCGCCGCCGGGGTCTCCGGCCTCGGCAAAGGTCGCAAACGACAGGGTGACCGACTGAAGCTGAAGCGCGATGTAAGGCGTCGTGCCGATTACCGCCATCAAAGTCACCATCACAGCAAGCCATGATGATTTCCCGTAACGGCTTGAAATTAAATCAGCAATCGAGGTTACGCGCTGCGCGCGCCCGACCCGAACCATCTTGCGCAAGCCCCACCACCAGCCCACCATGACCAAGGTCGGGCCGATATAGATGGTCACATATTCCAGCCCTGATCGCGCGGCATAGCCGACCGCGCCGTAAAACGTCCACGCCGTGCAGTAAATCGACAGCGACAGGGTGTAGATCAAAGGAGAGCGCAACCAGCCCGCTTTGCCCCGCATCGCCGCCCGGTCCGCCATAAACGCCACCAGAAACAACAGCGCGACATAGCTTAGACACACGGCAATCAGAATATTCAGAACCGCCATCAGCCACCTGCCTCTCGCGGTGGCGCTTTTGCGTCCGGCTCTTCCTCACTGTCTTCGGCACCGGCCCATCCCTCGCCCGCGATCCAGCGCGACAGCATACCGGCCAGAACCACCAACCCGAACCATATGCCGAAAACATAAAGCAATGCTGACGAACTCGACGTGTCGCCCTGCGTCCACAGCAAAGGCACCGCCCAAAGCAACGCGCCCAGCACCGGCATCAGGCGGACAGCATCCACCAGCCTGCGACGTCGATAGTTCGCCTTCTCAAGGAAAACCGGGCCAATTCGCCCTGCCGGTCCCGGTCCCGAAATCGGTCCCGGCCCATCCCCCGGCCTTGCGCGACTTGCCGGTGTATCGCCCGCTTCGCCCGCCACGCCGGGCTACCCGCTGACCAATGCGCGCACGGCATCAAGCACTTCGGCATTGGAAAACGGCTTGGTCATAAATCGGTTCGCGCCGAATTTCTCGGCCATCTCGCGATCCTTGGTCTGCCCCCGCGCGGTCAACATCAGCACAGGCAAGCCCGCCATTTCGCCATCCTCGCGCACACAGCGCAGGATGTCATAGCCGCTCATCCCCGGCAGCATCACATCTAGGATCAACAGATCGGGCTGCTTGTCGCGCAGCGCATCCATCGCGGTCTGTCCGTTCGAATGCGTGTCTACTTTCCACCCGTCTCGCGACAAAATAAAACTGATTGCCTCGATGATGTTCGGCTCATCCTCAATTAACAGGACATGTTTGCCCATTCACTATCGTCCTCCCCCAAGGCACGGCTCTCCCCAGCCCACCTCGTTTCGTTATCCCCAATCAAGGGGCGTGTGTCAAAACCCATCGCTCATACGCCGCCGGTCATAATTGATGGCTCGCGCCGCGCCTGACAGTTTCGCGCGGTGCAAATCCGGCAATTCGCCCCCACGGCGATGCCATTGCCCTCGCCGCCCGTCTCACCCTCGGCGGCCTGCAACGGGCCATTCACCGGCAGGATCAGCATATGCGCCTCGTAGAGCGGATCACGGTTCAACCCCGGCGCGCTACGCGGTTGCGCCACGGCATAGGTGACAAACGCACGCTCCTGCACGCGCCCATCCCGCCGCCCCGGCTGATGCAACCGTTCAAACAACGGCACCAACGGGCGGCTCAACGCCCTGAACAGCGGCCACAACGGACAAGCAGCCCCATAGCGCGGCAAAACAAACCCCTCGACCGGCTGGCGAAATGTGATCGTGCCCGACCCGTCACAGATCACCAACCCCGCCTCCAACTCCGGCACGCTCGCGATTCGCCGCATCGCCGCGCCCAGATCAACACCAAACCGCTCCGACAGGATCAGCGGATTTGGCCCCGCCTCTTCAAGCACGCCTAATACCTCTGGTAACGGCATAAGATCGGCGTCGCGGCGATAGCGATCCAGCGCCGCACGCGCCTGAACCTGTGCGCTGGCCGACACCAACTGGCTTGCTCCGGCGACAAGCGCTTCGGGAATTTCGACGGTCTTGACCTCCTCCAGCGCCTGAAAATGCCCGCTATGCGCCGACCAGAACGCCTCCAATTCGTCTTGCGGCGACCCCGGCTCATTCTCGCCCGCATCTTCCGCATCCAGAAACCCGGCAAGCGATCGCGCCCCATCGGCAAGGCGCAACGCGTCTTCGTTGATGTTGCGATGGAACCGCTCACGCCATTCCGGCTCGATCTCCTTGGTGTCGACCAAAATCCCTGCGGTCGAGCGGATCGAGGTTGCCGTATCCAGAACCTCGTGCAAGGTCGCCGCCAAATGCGGATCATGCGTCAGGCGATCATTCAACGATGCCACCGCCCGCTCCAATGCCGCAATCCTGCGCCCCTGCGCCGCGACCAAACGCGCCCAGCCCGGAAACCGCCCGGCAAAATCCTCAACCTGCGCCAGCTCGGCCCCCTCTTCGTCGGCCTCTGCGGCAGCCCGGCGCAACCGCTCGATCAATGCCGCCTCGGCGCCTTCTGCCAACAGCGATGGCTCCACCCCCAGCACCCCGGCAATATTGATCAGCAACTTACCGCCGATTCTGCGCCGGTTATGCTCAATCAGGTTCAAGTAGCTTGGCGAAATCTCGACAAGCTTGGCCAACTGCGATTGCCGCATCCCCTGCAACAGCCGCCTTTCGCGTATCCTGTTTCCCGCCAGCCTCGTCTCGGGCATCCAATTTTCCTCTCTATTTCAACGCCTTTCTGCGCTGCGACATAAGGTTTTTTACATGACGCCGGGGAAGTTTGTATACTTTTTTACAAAAAAGTTGTTTAGCCCCAGCGCGTTGTTGCGCAATTTTCTTTTTCCACCGGATAATAGTTTTGCACATTTGTGCGCGTGGGGCGGCAAGAGGAGGTCTCCCCACATCTATACGTAACGGGAGGAACTTCATGACCAATTCTAATTTCACGCGCCGCGGCTTGCTCAAGCGAAGCGCGGTTGGCGGTGCCGGACTCGCTTTGCCGACCATCTTCACAGCAAGCTCGGCCTCTGCTTACACCAACGAACCCACAGGCGGCAGCGTCACGCTCGGCTTTAACGTGCCTCAAACCGGCCCCTATGCCGAAGAAGGCCTTGACGAACTGCGCGCCCAAGAGCTTGCCGTCGAGCACCTGAACGGTGGCGGCGATGGCGGCATGATGAGCAGCTTCTCGTCGAAAGCCCTCAAAGGGAACGGCATTCTGGGCAAGAAGGTCGAATTCGTAACTGGCGACACCCAAACTAAATCTGACGCCGCACGCGCATCGGCCAAGTCGATGATCGAAAAAGACGGTGCCATCATGATCAACGGCGGCTCGTCCTCGGGCGTGGCCGTGGCGGTTCAGGGTCTCTGCCAAGAGGCTGGCGTCATCTTCATGGCGGGTCTGACCCACTCGAATGACACCACCGGCAAAGATAAAAAAGCCAACGGTTTCCGTCACTTCTTTAACGCCTACATGTCCGGTGCCGCGCTCGCGCCCGTGCTGGCCAAGGAATACGGCAAGGAACGCCGCGCCTATCACCTCACCGCCGACTACACCTGGGGCTGGACCCAGCAAGAGTCGATCCAGGCCGCAACCGAAGCCGTCGGTTGGGAGACCGTCAACAACGTGCTGACGCCGCTCGCCTCGACCGATTTCTCGTCCTATATCGCTCCGGTTCTGAACTCCGGCGCAGACGTGCTGGTGCTCAACCACTACGGCGGCAACATGGTGAACTCGCTGACCAACGCGATTCAATTCGGCCTGCGTGACAAGATGGCGAACGGCAAGCAGTTCGAAATCGTTGTTCCGCTCTACTCCGAGCTGATGGCAGCCGGCGCCGGTGCCAACGTGCAAGGCGTGTTCGGTTCGATGAACTGGAACTGGCAGCTTCAGGATGACGGCACCAAAGCCTTCGTTAAATCCTTTGGCGAGAAATACGGCCGTCCGCCGTCGAACTCGGCACAAACCTGCTACGCTCAGATCATGCTCTATGCAGATGCCTGTGAGCGGGCCGGAACCTTCAACCCATGCGGTGTTGCCGAAGCCCTCGAAGGCTTTGAATTCGACGGCTTGGGCAATGGTCCAACGCTCTATCGCGCCGAGGATCACCAGTGCTTCAAAGACGTGCTGGTCATGAAGGGCAAAGAGAACCCGACGAACGAGTATGACACGCTGGAAATCGTCGAAGTGACGCCGCGCGCTCAGGTTGAGTATGCGGCCGACCACCCGATGTTTGCGGGCGGCGAGCTCGGTTCCTGCAACTCGGGCACCTAAACCTTCCATCAACCGGTCGGGCGGGGGCTTCCCCCTGCCCGGCTTTCGCGATGACTTGATTGACGGGCGCGCGGCTCTTCCGCGCCCCGTTCGCGCCTTAACAGGCATTCCATTTACAGGTGGGGACCAATGGACGCAATTTTCCTGCAAATCCTGAACGGGCTCGACAAGGGGTCGGCCTATGCGCTGATCGCTCTTGGGCTCACGCTGATCTTCGGCACGCTCGGCGTGGTGAACTTCGCGCATGGTGCGCTTTTCATGATCGGCGCGTTCTGCGCGGTGACACTCTCCAAACTCTTCGCCTACGAAGTGGCAACCGGAGAGGTCGAGAAAACACCATGGGGGGCTGAAAAAGCAGTCACCCGCCCGCTAATGGAAAGCTGGCTGGGCGAAAGCATAGGTGGGTCTCTGATTGACTGGGCGGTGCCATTGGCGCTGCTGTTCTCGATCCCGATAATGATTGCTGTCGGCCTCATTATGGAACGCGGGCTGATCAAACACTTCTATAACCGTCCCCACGCGGATCAGATCCTCGTCACCTTCGGGCTTGCCATCATCCTTCAGGAAATCATCCGTGGGATTTTTTCGGCCAACCCGATCCAAACACCCGAACCTCAGGCCTTCAAAGGCACCTTTGACTTCGGCGTCTGGCTGGGCATGGAAGCCAACGTGGTGGTTTATCCCTACTGGCGTATGACCTATTTCTTCTTTTCCGCGGTGGTCATCGGCGGCGTCTTTGCCTTCCTGCGCTATACGACATTTGGCATGGTGGTGCGTGCCGGCATGGCCGACCGTGAAACCGTCGGCCTGTTGGGCATCAATATCAACCGCCGCTTTACCATCATGTTTGCCCTCGCCGCGGTTGTCGCGGGTTGGGCCGGGGTGATGTATGCCCCGATCAACGCCCCCAACTACCACATGGGCATGGACTTCCTCGTGCTCAGCTTCGTGGTCGTGGTTGTCGGCGGCATGGGCTCCCTGCCCGGTGCGGTCGCGGCGGGCTTCTTGCTCGGCATCCTCGAAAGCTTCGCCTCGATGACGGCCGTGAAAGACCTTCTCGACGGCATCGACCAGATCATCATCTACTTGGTGGCAATTGTTATCCTGCTCACGCGCCCGCGCGGACTTATGGGCAAAAAAGGCGTGATGGAGGACTAATCACATGCTCGGTCTCAACAAGAAAGACACAGGCCTTCTGCTCGTCGTCATCGCATTGTCGCTGTTTGCGCCAATCATTCTCAATATCTTCCCCAAGGGGTCGGGACTGGCGTTCTTCAATGGCGGCTATCCCGACCTGATGCAGCGCTTCGTGATCTTCGGGATTTTCGCGATTGGCTTTAACATCCTGTTTGGATTGACCGGCTACCTTTCCTTTGGGCACGCCGCCTTCCTCGGCATCGGTTCCTACGCCGCCGTTTGGATGTTCAAACTGCTCAGCTACAACGTGGTGCCTGCCCTGATCCTAAGCGTCATTATGGCGGGGCTGCTTTCGGTCGTGATCGGCTACATCAGCCTGCGCCGCTCTGGCATCTACTTTTCAATCCTTACGCTGGCATTTGCCCAGATGATGTATGCCATCGCTTATTCCGACCTCTTCGGGCGCTGGCTTGGAACGTCGCTGACAAATGGCGAAACCGGGCTTCAGGTCTATACCAACGACCCACAACACCTCTTGGGCGATGGGCCAACCGTGCCGCATATCTTCGGCCTCGAAATGCGCGCGCATTACGACCTGACGGTCGGCGCTTGGGAATTCACCTTCCCCGTCGGCTATTACTTCTGCGCCATCTTCCTTGTGCTCTCGTTCTACTTGTCGATCCGCATCTTCCGCTCTCCCTTTGGGCTGATGCTGCGGGCGATCAAATCGAACCAGACCCGGATGAGCTATACAGGCCTCAACAGCAAACCCTACACCCTTGCCGCCTTTATCATCTCGGGCATGTATGCCGGGCTTGCCGGTGGTCTGCTGGCCTCAATGGACCCCCTCGCCGGAGCCGAGCGCATGTATTGGACCGAAAGCGGCGCGGTCGTCATCATGACCGTGCTGGGCGGCGCTGGCACCCTGATCGGGCCGATCCTTGGCGCAGGCACGATCAAATACATGGAAAACATCATCTCCAAGATGAACGAAAAACTGCTGCATCAGTGGTTCGATTTCCTGCCACAATCGCTTGAACACGCGATGGTCTGGATCGCATCGTGGTTCACCGGCGAAGGCTGGCACCTCACCCTCGGGGCGCTGTTCATGCTGGTCATCAT
This genomic window from Rhodobacteraceae bacterium D3-12 contains:
- a CDS encoding branched-chain amino acid ABC transporter permease, which encodes MLGLNKKDTGLLLVVIALSLFAPIILNIFPKGSGLAFFNGGYPDLMQRFVIFGIFAIGFNILFGLTGYLSFGHAAFLGIGSYAAVWMFKLLSYNVVPALILSVIMAGLLSVVIGYISLRRSGIYFSILTLAFAQMMYAIAYSDLFGRWLGTSLTNGETGLQVYTNDPQHLLGDGPTVPHIFGLEMRAHYDLTVGAWEFTFPVGYYFCAIFLVLSFYLSIRIFRSPFGLMLRAIKSNQTRMSYTGLNSKPYTLAAFIISGMYAGLAGGLLASMDPLAGAERMYWTESGAVVIMTVLGGAGTLIGPILGAGTIKYMENIISKMNEKLLHQWFDFLPQSLEHAMVWIASWFTGEGWHLTLGALFMLVIIFLPGGLVEGGQKILNLFRRKKPDANDDTSKHSTPAE
- a CDS encoding substrate-binding protein; translated protein: MTNSNFTRRGLLKRSAVGGAGLALPTIFTASSASAYTNEPTGGSVTLGFNVPQTGPYAEEGLDELRAQELAVEHLNGGGDGGMMSSFSSKALKGNGILGKKVEFVTGDTQTKSDAARASAKSMIEKDGAIMINGGSSSGVAVAVQGLCQEAGVIFMAGLTHSNDTTGKDKKANGFRHFFNAYMSGAALAPVLAKEYGKERRAYHLTADYTWGWTQQESIQAATEAVGWETVNNVLTPLASTDFSSYIAPVLNSGADVLVLNHYGGNMVNSLTNAIQFGLRDKMANGKQFEIVVPLYSELMAAGAGANVQGVFGSMNWNWQLQDDGTKAFVKSFGEKYGRPPSNSAQTCYAQIMLYADACERAGTFNPCGVAEALEGFEFDGLGNGPTLYRAEDHQCFKDVLVMKGKENPTNEYDTLEIVEVTPRAQVEYAADHPMFAGGELGSCNSGT
- a CDS encoding ATP-binding protein, coding for MAVLNILIAVCLSYVALLFLVAFMADRAAMRGKAGWLRSPLIYTLSLSIYCTAWTFYGAVGYAARSGLEYVTIYIGPTLVMVGWWWGLRKMVRVGRAQRVTSIADLISSRYGKSSWLAVMVTLMAVIGTTPYIALQLQSVTLSFATFAEAGDPGGALSDNKSIALWVACGLALFTVLFGTRNLDANERHNGVVMAIALEAVVKLFALLAVGVFVVWGLGGGVAETLAQIDQSEIGTWQVAGGRWAGLIFLSAAAFLTLPRMFQVLVVENEDEGHLRLASWLFPTYMMLMSLFVLPIAVMGLALMPEGTNPDLFVLTVPLDQGQNGLAMLSFLGGFSSATSMVIVAAIALSTMVSNHIVVPIWLRLRHGGAMVSGDVRSLVLLSRRLSIAGVLLLGYLYFRFSGGGAALAAIGLVSFAGVAQFLPAMLGGLYWRGATRAGALAGLSVGFVVWAWTMLLPSFGVGAVLSEAVMAEGPFGLGMLRPQALFGVAGLDPLVHAILWSMMLNTLAFVAVSLMSFPSPLERLQGAQFVDVFQHSARRQSWSGGMAQSEDLLIMAQRILGPTEAQRLFQSEASRQGLAGFLPEPSPDFLNVLERELSGSVGAATAHAMVGQIVGGASVTVDDLMAVADETAQMMEYSSQLEAKSSELSRTARQLREANEKMTQLSVQKDAFLSQISHELRTPMTSIRAFSEILRDTEELSGAEKDKYSSIIHDEALRLTRLLDDLLDLSVLENGQVSMNVARGRLGEVIDHAIAASGVGQGLTIRRERESEAVMIETDLDRLAQVFINLIANAHKYCDADAPELSVQVVQGGRGLTVDFTDNGSGIPRDSQDLLFEKFSRVSEQKAGGAGLGLAISREIMARLGGTISYLPGQGGAAFRVNLPERVAMAAQ
- a CDS encoding response regulator, yielding MGKHVLLIEDEPNIIEAISFILSRDGWKVDTHSNGQTAMDALRDKQPDLLILDVMLPGMSGYDILRCVREDGEMAGLPVLMLTARGQTKDREMAEKFGANRFMTKPFSNAEVLDAVRALVSG
- a CDS encoding branched-chain amino acid ABC transporter permease, which produces MDAIFLQILNGLDKGSAYALIALGLTLIFGTLGVVNFAHGALFMIGAFCAVTLSKLFAYEVATGEVEKTPWGAEKAVTRPLMESWLGESIGGSLIDWAVPLALLFSIPIMIAVGLIMERGLIKHFYNRPHADQILVTFGLAIILQEIIRGIFSANPIQTPEPQAFKGTFDFGVWLGMEANVVVYPYWRMTYFFFSAVVIGGVFAFLRYTTFGMVVRAGMADRETVGLLGININRRFTIMFALAAVVAGWAGVMYAPINAPNYHMGMDFLVLSFVVVVVGGMGSLPGAVAAGFLLGILESFASMTAVKDLLDGIDQIIIYLVAIVILLTRPRGLMGKKGVMED
- a CDS encoding helix-turn-helix domain-containing protein, whose product is MPETRLAGNRIRERRLLQGMRQSQLAKLVEISPSYLNLIEHNRRRIGGKLLINIAGVLGVEPSLLAEGAEAALIERLRRAAAEADEEGAELAQVEDFAGRFPGWARLVAAQGRRIAALERAVASLNDRLTHDPHLAATLHEVLDTATSIRSTAGILVDTKEIEPEWRERFHRNINEDALRLADGARSLAGFLDAEDAGENEPGSPQDELEAFWSAHSGHFQALEEVKTVEIPEALVAGASQLVSASAQVQARAALDRYRRDADLMPLPEVLGVLEEAGPNPLILSERFGVDLGAAMRRIASVPELEAGLVICDGSGTITFRQPVEGFVLPRYGAACPLWPLFRALSRPLVPLFERLHQPGRRDGRVQERAFVTYAVAQPRSAPGLNRDPLYEAHMLILPVNGPLQAAEGETGGEGNGIAVGANCRICTARNCQARREPSIMTGGV